From the Phycisphaerales bacterium AB-hyl4 genome, one window contains:
- a CDS encoding lipopolysaccharide kinase InaA family protein, producing MLIAAPQYRETLGEVGLRDDVAVREHFAQQPTFSEEPSVRIHVGTLGPDRPGAVRTFYKEYRFAKPSWRFWGRASKARREFRNLQTIIRLGVTCAEPVACGERRDVLGRLRLAFIVTRAVPDAPPMDQFLPTHCDDAGNPAHARLRRQIIDQLAEQVACIHRGGFAHNDLHWRNVLVRLEDDGQPRLVWIDCPRGGRFGLRWLGQRKMIKDLATLDRTAVTCCTLRERLRFARQYHRAAGVGMPLRDWVAAVEAYRLGRWRDAEAPITPDHPARARR from the coding sequence ATGCTCATTGCTGCTCCGCAGTACCGCGAGACGCTCGGGGAGGTTGGGTTGCGTGATGATGTGGCGGTGCGCGAGCACTTTGCGCAGCAGCCGACGTTTTCTGAAGAGCCGAGCGTTCGGATTCACGTGGGCACGCTGGGGCCGGATCGTCCGGGGGCGGTGCGAACGTTTTACAAGGAGTATCGTTTTGCGAAACCGAGTTGGCGGTTCTGGGGGCGGGCGTCGAAGGCTCGGCGGGAGTTTCGCAATCTTCAGACCATCATTCGGCTGGGGGTGACGTGTGCCGAGCCGGTGGCGTGTGGCGAGCGGCGGGATGTGCTGGGTCGGCTTCGCTTGGCGTTTATCGTGACGCGGGCCGTGCCGGACGCGCCGCCGATGGATCAGTTTCTGCCGACGCATTGTGATGATGCGGGCAACCCGGCGCACGCTCGGCTGCGTCGGCAGATTATCGACCAACTCGCCGAGCAGGTGGCGTGCATTCATCGCGGGGGCTTTGCGCACAATGACCTGCACTGGCGGAACGTGCTGGTTCGGCTTGAGGACGACGGCCAGCCAAGACTGGTGTGGATCGACTGCCCGCGCGGCGGACGGTTCGGCCTGCGGTGGCTGGGGCAGCGGAAGATGATCAAAGACCTGGCGACCCTCGACCGCACGGCAGTGACCTGCTGCACGCTGCGCGAACGGCTACGGTTCGCCCGGCAATATCACCGTGCGGCAGGCGTCGGCATGCCGCTGCGCGATTGGGTCGCGGCGGTGGAGGCGTATCGGTTGGGACGCTGGCGTGACGCGGAGGCGCCGATCACCCCGGATCACCCCGCGCGGGCGAGGCGCTGA